Proteins found in one Seonamhaeicola sp. S2-3 genomic segment:
- a CDS encoding GNAT family N-acetyltransferase, whose protein sequence is MMFKIKREQFIWEFTRIGKIPSIYKSIDFINCKFTNNKQITSNNSPVISITLFPTFLKANLVNESKYVLKKINHKNFSGAGVNVIKSNSIDDFLKQELKSQIRKNLNRTITRLEKCFEISYNYYFGSITEEKLSFLLSNLKLMLEKRFDQKNMLNNFLSKWDINTKDLFNLINTKKASLFVVYDRDKPISISVNRHYNDTILFSDINGYNLDYSKFGLGHLDNYLLVKWCIENEYKFLDLGNGVVEYKKRWCNTFYDFEYHIYYKKGSVTALTLAYFEIFKINIKNTIKKLKVDDWVKRILNKLKHKISNPKRENVKYIKPEITTFKELINSNSFKLINIDNSEYHNIREHIYNQLYLKQVNINNIKVYVQKDTPSTYFIKMPKETIKIVLTDYES, encoded by the coding sequence ATGATGTTTAAGATAAAAAGAGAGCAATTTATTTGGGAATTTACTAGAATAGGTAAAATTCCATCTATCTATAAATCTATTGATTTTATTAATTGTAAATTCACCAATAACAAACAAATTACATCAAATAATTCACCAGTAATTAGCATAACTCTTTTCCCTACATTTTTAAAAGCTAATTTAGTTAATGAAAGTAAATATGTGTTAAAAAAAATTAATCATAAAAACTTTTCTGGTGCTGGAGTTAATGTAATAAAAAGCAACTCTATAGATGATTTCTTAAAGCAAGAACTAAAATCTCAAATAAGGAAAAATTTAAATAGAACAATAACCAGACTTGAAAAATGCTTCGAAATATCTTATAACTATTATTTTGGTTCTATTACCGAAGAGAAACTTTCATTTTTACTAAGCAACCTAAAACTTATGCTTGAAAAACGGTTTGATCAAAAAAACATGCTCAATAATTTTTTAAGCAAGTGGGATATTAATACAAAAGATTTATTTAATTTAATAAACACAAAAAAAGCATCTCTGTTTGTAGTTTATGACAGAGATAAACCTATTAGTATTTCTGTTAATAGGCATTATAATGATACCATTTTATTTAGTGATATTAACGGCTACAATCTAGATTATAGCAAATTTGGACTGGGACATTTAGATAATTACCTATTAGTTAAATGGTGTATTGAAAATGAATATAAATTTTTAGACTTAGGAAATGGTGTTGTAGAATATAAAAAACGGTGGTGTAATACTTTCTATGATTTTGAATATCATATATATTATAAAAAAGGCTCTGTTACTGCGTTAACTCTAGCTTATTTTGAGATATTCAAAATTAATATTAAAAATACAATCAAGAAATTAAAGGTTGATGATTGGGTTAAAAGAATATTAAATAAATTAAAACATAAAATATCTAACCCAAAAAGGGAAAATGTAAAATATATAAAGCCAGAAATTACAACTTTTAAAGAGCTAATAAACTCCAATAGTTTTAAACTAATTAATATTGACAATTCAGAATATCATAATATAAGAGAGCATATATATAACCAACTATATTTAAAGCAAGTTAATATTAATAACATAAAGGTATATGTTCAAAAAGATACTCCTAGCACATATTTTATTAAAATGCCAAAAGAAACCATTAAAATTGTATTAACAGATTATGAGTCATAA
- a CDS encoding GNAT family N-acetyltransferase, which yields MKQQDFYNTITRKHLVLPFYTELHLKHNDSKLYVSNKNKKYNIQTPCNVALFPSYIIPKFHAEDSLKTITIPQKKITGYSILINEKTNDIDSFLKSTYKKSFRSNILRFVNRFENCFDVNYKMYFGKISKAEYTFLMDKLHIMLTKRFDQRNDTNKVLLNWDNYLKTTYDLINEKKASLFVIYNKQKPVHICINHHYNKILFVSVPSFDLDYFKFALGNISLYKLLEWCINNNYTLMDMAYGYLEYKRRWSNNIYGYDHHIIYNESKIGNRISTKIEVKKLEFKNFLKDKNVDEILEKVKRIWRKKHTKALNTYSIQDITNLNIINNLPIITEELEFLKRPINDYLFTNKEHENNLKIYEMQKDKEYAFIGSQSKKIIKLN from the coding sequence ATGAAACAACAAGACTTTTATAACACCATTACAAGAAAACATCTTGTTCTTCCTTTTTATACAGAACTACATTTAAAACATAATGATTCTAAACTATATGTATCTAATAAAAATAAAAAATATAATATACAAACCCCCTGCAATGTAGCTTTATTCCCATCATACATTATACCTAAGTTTCATGCTGAAGATAGTTTAAAAACTATAACTATACCCCAAAAAAAAATAACTGGTTACTCAATATTAATTAATGAGAAAACTAATGATATTGATTCTTTTTTAAAATCTACTTATAAGAAAAGTTTTAGGTCTAATATTTTAAGGTTTGTAAACAGATTTGAAAATTGTTTTGACGTTAATTATAAAATGTATTTTGGGAAAATCTCTAAAGCAGAGTACACCTTTTTAATGGATAAATTGCATATAATGCTCACGAAGCGCTTTGACCAAAGAAATGATACAAATAAAGTATTACTAAATTGGGATAACTATTTAAAAACCACCTATGACTTAATTAATGAGAAAAAAGCGTCTTTGTTTGTTATTTACAATAAACAAAAACCAGTACATATCTGTATAAATCATCATTATAATAAAATACTTTTTGTTTCAGTACCATCTTTTGATTTAGATTATTTCAAATTTGCCCTTGGTAATATTTCGCTGTATAAACTTCTAGAATGGTGCATAAATAACAACTATACGTTAATGGATATGGCTTATGGCTATTTAGAATACAAACGCAGATGGAGTAATAATATTTATGGTTATGATCATCATATTATATATAATGAAAGTAAAATTGGAAATAGAATTTCAACCAAAATAGAAGTAAAAAAATTAGAATTTAAAAACTTTTTAAAAGATAAAAACGTTGATGAGATACTTGAAAAAGTGAAAAGAATATGGAGAAAAAAACACACAAAAGCCCTAAACACCTATTCTATTCAAGATATCACTAACTTAAACATTATTAACAATTTACCTATAATAACAGAAGAACTAGAGTTTTTAAAAAGACCTATTAATGATTATCTTTTTACCAATAAAGAACATGAAAACAACTTAAAGATTTACGAAATGCAAAAAGATAAAGAATACGCTTTTATAGGCTCGCAAAGCAAAAAAATAATAAAATTGAATTAA
- a CDS encoding GNAT family N-acetyltransferase yields MSYTLENHLDYKRKTFLIYDVPEYFNLPFLEDNTTSLKLKKIKQYPGYSINIDNYNNLDEFLKTTFSKSSNQKLRRYLRRLELCFDISYKMLIGPTDKAEYDRVFNHFHSLLTKRFNDKKTTNNNLNPEEWNFYKEVAYPLILEKKAGLHVVYNGNTPICVRLLYFSESIIFDAITVFDIDYTKFHIGKISIMKMLEWSFNSDYSYFDFSKGYFDYKESWSDLKYNFEYHILYDSKSITSIVIATTLSRYFKIKQFLRDKDFNKKLHNLNFILKSKNINTQKPIIQEIGSKNIEYTNDMLVKIDFLDLEYSFLRKFVFDFLFLNSEHIKNLSVYKFEKINQNYFLIECPKKQTIVYQQKQTCKIV; encoded by the coding sequence ATGTCTTATACATTAGAAAACCATCTAGATTACAAAAGAAAAACGTTCTTAATTTATGATGTACCAGAGTATTTTAATTTGCCCTTTCTAGAAGACAATACGACTTCCTTAAAACTAAAAAAAATAAAACAATACCCAGGTTACTCTATTAATATAGATAACTACAATAATCTTGACGAATTTTTAAAAACAACTTTTAGTAAAAGTAGTAACCAAAAACTTAGACGCTATTTAAGACGGTTAGAACTTTGTTTTGATATCTCTTATAAAATGTTAATTGGCCCTACTGATAAAGCTGAATACGATAGAGTATTTAATCACTTCCATAGCCTTTTAACAAAACGTTTTAATGATAAAAAAACAACTAACAACAACTTAAACCCAGAGGAATGGAACTTCTATAAAGAGGTAGCCTACCCTTTAATTTTAGAAAAAAAAGCGGGTTTACACGTTGTTTATAATGGCAACACCCCTATTTGTGTTAGACTTTTATATTTTTCGGAGTCAATTATATTTGATGCCATAACTGTTTTTGATATAGACTATACCAAATTTCATATAGGTAAAATTTCAATAATGAAAATGCTTGAATGGAGTTTTAATAGCGATTATAGTTATTTTGACTTCTCAAAAGGCTATTTTGATTACAAAGAAAGTTGGAGCGATTTAAAATATAATTTTGAATACCATATACTGTATGATAGCAAGTCTATTACTTCAATTGTAATAGCCACTACCCTATCTAGATATTTTAAAATAAAACAGTTTTTAAGAGATAAAGATTTTAATAAAAAATTACACAATCTCAACTTTATACTAAAAAGCAAAAATATAAACACACAAAAGCCAATTATCCAAGAAATTGGTTCTAAAAACATTGAATATACAAACGATATGTTGGTTAAAATTGATTTCTTAGATTTAGAATATTCATTTTTAAGAAAATTTGTTTTTGACTTTTTGTTCTTAAACAGTGAACATATTAAAAACCTTAGTGTTTATAAGTTTGAAAAAATAAACCAAAATTATTTTTTGATAGAATGTCCTAAAAAACAAACAATAGTTTATCAACAAAAACAAACCTGCAAAATAGTATGA
- a CDS encoding GNAT family N-acetyltransferase: protein MIKKQDFYSSFFEKNNIPVAYKSIAFKDQKIYTSQATSNNLKSTYSYTYVPDYITCAPKHKLKIKNIFLKHGYAANLSNYKTIDDYVKTAFKSSFRNNIKRSLKRTELCLNIDYKMYYGAIEQENYNNLMQLFHKMLSKRFNNVNARNLTLENWDFYEKNAYNLILQKKACLFVIYNNNTPIAFSLSFVFDKIFYFAIPTFNLDYSKFTLGNVVIYKNLEWCINHKFKLFDMGYGGFENKVNWCDTTYNFEHHIISKQNNLRANLHAFFLTYKYKLINFLIDKKVNIKIRKFLNKLKKTPVQPIITFNITSCDKTYNKNNLLAIDLDSENYQYLKKPLNDFLYSNQEKIVDVSIFKIKEENNTYLIKGNKKQIKIKVVQ, encoded by the coding sequence ATGATTAAAAAACAAGACTTTTATTCTAGTTTTTTTGAAAAAAACAACATTCCTGTTGCATATAAATCTATTGCATTTAAAGACCAAAAAATCTACACATCTCAGGCTACTTCTAACAATTTAAAATCAACATATTCATACACTTACGTTCCAGATTATATTACATGTGCTCCTAAGCACAAACTAAAAATAAAAAACATATTCTTAAAACATGGTTACGCTGCCAACTTATCTAACTACAAAACAATTGATGACTATGTAAAAACAGCTTTTAAAAGTAGTTTTAGAAATAATATTAAACGGTCTTTAAAAAGAACAGAACTTTGCTTAAATATTGATTACAAAATGTATTATGGAGCAATAGAGCAAGAAAATTATAATAATTTAATGCAATTGTTTCATAAAATGTTATCTAAACGTTTTAATAACGTAAATGCACGAAACCTGACACTAGAAAACTGGGACTTTTATGAAAAAAATGCCTATAATTTAATTCTTCAAAAAAAAGCATGTCTGTTTGTTATTTACAACAATAATACACCAATTGCTTTTTCTTTAAGTTTTGTTTTTGATAAAATATTTTATTTTGCCATACCAACTTTCAATCTAGATTATTCAAAATTTACCCTTGGCAATGTGGTTATATATAAAAATTTAGAATGGTGTATTAACCATAAATTCAAACTTTTTGATATGGGGTATGGCGGCTTTGAAAACAAAGTTAATTGGTGTGACACCACTTATAATTTTGAACATCATATTATAAGTAAGCAAAACAATTTAAGAGCTAACCTACACGCTTTCTTTCTTACTTATAAGTATAAGTTAATTAACTTTTTAATAGACAAAAAAGTAAATATCAAAATCAGAAAATTTTTAAATAAACTTAAAAAAACACCTGTACAACCTATAATAACCTTTAATATAACTTCTTGTGATAAAACTTATAATAAAAATAATCTACTAGCAATTGATTTAGATTCTGAAAACTACCAGTATTTAAAAAAACCACTGAATGATTTTTTATACTCTAACCAAGAAAAAATTGTAGATGTTTCAATTTTTAAAATTAAAGAAGAGAATAACACGTATCTGATTAAAGGAAATAAAAAACAAATAAAAATAAAGGTTGTACAATAA
- a CDS encoding sugar transferase encodes MYSIFIKRLIDFFAALIGFIILSPVFIVVTIFLFFSNNGKPFFLQQRPGKNEKIFSIIKFKSMNDKVDEHGNLLSYEQRITKVGAFIRKYSLDEIPQLINVIKGDMSLVGPRPLLVEYLPLYNEEQKLRHKVKPGITGWAQVNGRNTISWQKKFALDVWYVNNISILLDLKIIFLTIKRVVKKEGVNSSENLNMPVFTGNN; translated from the coding sequence ATGTACTCAATCTTCATAAAAAGACTTATTGACTTTTTTGCCGCTTTAATTGGTTTTATAATATTGTCTCCTGTTTTTATTGTTGTAACTATTTTTTTATTCTTTAGTAATAACGGTAAACCCTTTTTCTTACAACAACGTCCTGGTAAAAATGAAAAGATTTTTTCCATTATCAAGTTTAAATCAATGAACGATAAAGTAGATGAACACGGCAACCTCTTAAGTTACGAGCAAAGAATTACAAAAGTAGGAGCTTTTATAAGAAAATATTCCTTAGATGAAATACCACAACTTATCAATGTAATTAAAGGAGATATGAGTTTAGTTGGCCCAAGACCTCTTTTGGTAGAATATCTTCCACTATATAACGAAGAACAAAAATTAAGACATAAGGTAAAACCAGGAATAACAGGTTGGGCACAAGTTAATGGAAGAAATACTATATCATGGCAGAAAAAATTCGCTTTAGATGTGTGGTATGTAAACAACATATCTATACTTTTAGATTTAAAAATCATCTTTCTTACCATTAAGCGAGTTGTGAAAAAAGAAGGTGTAAATAGTTCAGAAAACTTAAATATGCCTGTGTTTACAGGAAACAATTAA
- a CDS encoding CoF synthetase, with protein sequence MFSIISPKQFLYKILDLVKKNKNNHYKEVKNLVEKGTNNTSQLKALLQHACTSTIFYNKFDYKKGIKAFPVINKNTIKTNYSSFQSEKFKKAKCRIVATSGSTGIPFKVHQNLIKILRNTADNLYFSELAGYNIGNKLYYFRMWNAFDKKGVLERWIMNMIPIDVFELTDVFFSNFLKKIKNNKSPKSWIGYASSFETMCKYLEKNEKKPINCNLKSVIAISESLSPYTKQTLKKYFNVDVVSRYSNVENGIIAQQLPSTSYFILNTASYYVEILDINSDKPVELGQKGRIVITDLFNFSVPMIRYDTGDIGVMEIIDKKPVLTSIEGRKIDAITNTKGEIIANNIMLLLNNYHELNQCQLIQKNNKVYVFKININGEFKNERKFIDDFKTYLGEDAIIKVEYVDEIPLLASGKRRVMINETNTKTS encoded by the coding sequence ATGTTTTCAATTATAAGCCCCAAGCAATTCTTATACAAAATACTTGACCTAGTAAAAAAAAATAAAAACAACCACTATAAAGAAGTAAAAAACTTAGTTGAAAAAGGAACAAATAACACCTCTCAATTAAAAGCGCTCTTACAGCACGCTTGTACTAGTACCATTTTCTATAATAAATTTGATTATAAAAAAGGAATTAAAGCCTTCCCCGTAATTAATAAAAACACTATAAAAACAAATTATAGTAGTTTTCAATCTGAAAAATTTAAAAAAGCAAAATGCAGAATAGTAGCAACAAGCGGTTCTACTGGAATTCCTTTTAAAGTACATCAAAACTTAATCAAAATACTTAGAAATACTGCAGATAATTTATATTTTTCAGAATTGGCAGGCTATAATATAGGTAACAAACTCTATTATTTTAGAATGTGGAATGCCTTTGATAAAAAAGGGGTATTAGAAAGATGGATAATGAATATGATACCTATTGATGTTTTTGAACTAACAGATGTTTTTTTTAGTAATTTTTTAAAAAAAATTAAAAATAATAAATCACCAAAAAGTTGGATTGGGTATGCTTCCTCATTTGAAACAATGTGCAAGTATTTAGAAAAAAATGAAAAAAAACCTATAAACTGCAACTTAAAATCAGTTATTGCAATTTCAGAAAGTTTATCACCTTACACCAAACAAACACTAAAAAAATACTTTAATGTAGATGTTGTTTCTAGATATTCAAACGTTGAAAACGGCATTATAGCCCAACAATTACCCAGTACTTCATATTTTATTTTAAACACAGCTAGTTATTACGTAGAAATCCTAGATATTAATTCTGATAAACCTGTTGAATTAGGACAAAAAGGTAGAATTGTTATAACCGATCTATTTAATTTTAGTGTCCCAATGATTAGATATGATACTGGTGATATTGGAGTTATGGAAATAATTGATAAAAAGCCTGTTTTAACAAGTATTGAAGGTAGAAAAATTGATGCTATAACAAACACAAAAGGAGAAATTATAGCTAATAATATCATGCTTCTTCTTAATAATTACCATGAATTAAACCAATGTCAATTAATTCAAAAAAATAATAAGGTTTATGTTTTTAAAATAAATATAAACGGTGAATTTAAAAATGAAAGAAAATTTATTGATGACTTTAAAACCTATTTGGGTGAAGATGCCATCATTAAAGTAGAGTATGTAGATGAAATTCCACTATTGGCTTCTGGTAAAAGACGTGTAATGATTAATGAAACAAACACAAAAACATCTTAG
- a CDS encoding GNAT family N-acetyltransferase, which translates to MSHKNILHFFNELVETHQIPKAYKKLSFKFNNKAFFNSKANCAKGILPKVETYIAFPGFLTPQFHSNQFKAKCIEQKNQECFGIILSPEIKNTQEYLVQNLSKNSRSPILKKKKRLEACFNITYKVFYGNINKDEYDRLMNTAYAMLVRRFEQRNDSNFILKNWNKYLEILYPLINQNKASFFVIYNENTPIQISINFHYNKTFFAYIPAYNIDYAQFGLGNTAVFKQLEWCIENNYEYLDMGNGDLEYKVRWCNYQYSLETHIIYLKSNFIARIKALKPIYRVKLINFIKTLKNLKQNKTQNTKTFKKIPSEYIIKPIDDIASIEKHNNLKEINFFETHTTKHLSKIICDFIYAEKEHLNKIKIYSILNSSNYIVKTPNKGINILFK; encoded by the coding sequence ATGAGTCATAAAAACATATTACACTTTTTTAATGAGCTAGTTGAAACACACCAAATCCCAAAAGCTTATAAAAAATTAAGCTTTAAGTTTAATAATAAAGCTTTTTTCAATTCTAAAGCTAATTGTGCAAAGGGAATATTGCCTAAAGTTGAAACCTATATTGCATTCCCTGGTTTTTTAACTCCACAATTTCATTCAAACCAATTTAAAGCAAAATGTATTGAGCAAAAAAACCAAGAATGTTTTGGCATTATTTTATCACCAGAAATTAAAAATACACAGGAATATTTAGTTCAAAATTTATCAAAAAACTCTAGATCTCCAATACTTAAAAAAAAGAAACGCTTAGAAGCTTGCTTTAATATAACCTATAAAGTTTTCTACGGAAATATTAATAAAGATGAGTATGATAGATTAATGAATACGGCTTATGCCATGTTAGTTAGAAGGTTTGAGCAAAGAAATGATTCTAACTTCATACTGAAAAACTGGAATAAATATCTAGAAATACTTTACCCTTTAATAAACCAAAATAAAGCATCTTTTTTTGTAATTTATAATGAAAATACTCCCATCCAAATATCAATTAATTTTCATTACAACAAAACCTTTTTCGCTTACATACCTGCATATAACATAGATTATGCTCAATTTGGGTTAGGAAATACAGCTGTTTTTAAGCAACTTGAATGGTGTATTGAAAATAACTATGAATACTTAGATATGGGTAATGGCGATTTAGAATATAAAGTCCGCTGGTGCAACTATCAATATAGTTTAGAAACTCATATAATATACCTTAAAAGTAATTTTATAGCTAGAATAAAAGCTTTAAAACCTATTTATAGAGTAAAACTTATAAACTTTATTAAAACCTTAAAAAATTTAAAGCAAAATAAAACACAAAACACAAAAACATTTAAGAAAATCCCATCAGAATATATTATTAAACCTATTGATGATATAGCATCTATAGAAAAACATAATAATCTTAAGGAAATTAATTTCTTTGAAACCCATACAACAAAACATCTCTCAAAAATTATTTGTGATTTTATTTATGCAGAAAAAGAACATTTAAATAAAATTAAAATTTATAGCATTTTAAATAGTTCTAATTATATAGTTAAAACACCAAACAAAGGAATTAATATTTTATTTAAGTGA
- a CDS encoding acetyltransferase, which translates to MNKKTNIVIIGASGHARVIIDILERNNQYNIVGLIDSFKPVGSYIYNYKILGREKDIPNLKKTHNFRHGIIAIGDNWTRKKIHEKIVKIAPRFKFINAIHPTAVIGKDVKIGKGVVVVAGSIINSNAVIGDFCIINTKASLGHDSQLKKYASLAPNSTIGGNVKIGTCTAICLSASIIQDITIGKHCIIGASSLIIRDVPNNSKVIGIPGKVIEKIKKGEKYLYHSESLKAKQKGVLEMITEKDKWQKTLSEIGKYDFYHTYEYHLLSKKTDETPVLILYKTEKNSLIALPLLIRNIQNSDYKDATSVYGYAGPICNKLASNLNTFEYQQTIFKYFEANNIISVFSRLNPFMPCQTEILNGLGKIVHQGKVVNIDLNLDIDIQRRNYRSRLKTHVNKARRLCSVRKAVNKEDLEAYINIYHENMDRVKAKNLYYFEKCYFENMVKSPSFDTDVLLAIENETGTIVAGSMFVTTNNNIVQYHLSGTKNDYLHLTPTKLLIDEMRLIANERGCKFFNLGGGLGGSDHDSLFNFKASFSKDFKDFNLWKLIVNKTAYNELVAKKGINKDASFFPLYRFTDDINVNL; encoded by the coding sequence ATGAATAAAAAAACAAATATTGTTATAATTGGAGCCTCTGGTCATGCTAGGGTTATTATAGATATTTTAGAAAGAAACAACCAATACAACATAGTTGGTTTAATAGATTCGTTTAAACCTGTTGGTAGTTACATTTATAATTATAAAATATTAGGTCGTGAAAAAGACATTCCTAATCTAAAAAAAACACACAATTTTAGGCACGGCATCATAGCTATTGGTGATAACTGGACCCGAAAAAAAATTCATGAAAAAATAGTAAAAATAGCCCCTCGTTTTAAATTTATTAATGCTATACACCCTACTGCTGTAATAGGTAAAGACGTAAAAATAGGAAAAGGGGTTGTTGTGGTTGCAGGTTCAATAATTAACAGCAATGCAGTTATTGGAGATTTTTGCATTATTAACACCAAAGCCTCATTAGGTCATGATAGCCAACTAAAAAAATATGCTAGTTTAGCACCAAATAGTACCATTGGTGGTAATGTTAAAATAGGCACCTGTACTGCTATATGTTTAAGTGCCAGTATAATTCAAGATATCACCATTGGCAAACACTGTATAATTGGTGCTAGCTCACTAATTATAAGAGATGTACCTAATAATTCTAAAGTTATAGGAATTCCTGGTAAGGTTATAGAAAAGATAAAAAAAGGAGAAAAATATTTATACCATTCTGAAAGTTTAAAAGCCAAACAGAAAGGTGTATTAGAGATGATTACAGAGAAAGATAAATGGCAAAAAACATTGTCTGAAATTGGTAAATATGATTTCTATCACACCTATGAATACCATCTCCTCTCTAAAAAAACTGATGAAACGCCAGTTCTTATCCTTTATAAAACAGAGAAAAACTCTTTAATAGCACTTCCGCTCCTAATCAGAAATATTCAAAACTCTGATTACAAAGACGCTACTTCTGTATATGGATATGCAGGGCCTATATGTAATAAATTAGCTTCTAACCTAAATACCTTTGAATACCAACAAACTATTTTTAAATACTTTGAAGCAAATAATATTATCTCCGTTTTTTCAAGACTTAACCCTTTTATGCCGTGTCAAACTGAAATTTTAAATGGCTTAGGAAAAATTGTACATCAAGGCAAGGTAGTTAATATTGATTTAAATTTAGATATTGATATCCAACGCAGAAATTACAGAAGTAGATTAAAAACACATGTTAATAAAGCAAGAAGATTATGCTCTGTTAGAAAAGCCGTAAACAAAGAAGATTTAGAAGCTTATATTAATATTTACCATGAAAACATGGATCGGGTTAAAGCTAAAAACTTATATTATTTTGAAAAGTGCTACTTTGAAAATATGGTAAAAAGCCCAAGCTTTGATACAGATGTTCTACTAGCTATTGAGAACGAAACAGGTACCATAGTAGCTGGTAGTATGTTTGTTACTACTAATAATAATATTGTACAATACCATCTCTCTGGAACAAAAAATGACTATTTGCACCTAACACCTACTAAACTTCTTATAGACGAAATGCGATTAATAGCTAACGAAAGAGGTTGTAAATTTTTTAACCTAGGAGGTGGTTTAGGTGGTAGTGATCACGATTCACTTTTTAACTTTAAAGCTTCATTTTCTAAAGACTTTAAAGATTTTAACCTATGGAAGTTAATTGTAAATAAAACTGCTTATAATGAGCTTGTTGCAAAAAAAGGAATTAATAAAGATGCTTCATTTTTCCCTTTATACAGATTCACTGATGATATAAATGTAAACTTGTGA